In the Maridesulfovibrio bastinii DSM 16055 genome, one interval contains:
- a CDS encoding ABC transporter ATP-binding protein, translated as MSMAPDINIKNLTIGYDEIPIVSDINVTLPGGGISVILGGSGCGKSTLLKNILKLYTPISGSVSLGRHDIYKMKEKAFRCLKQKIGVLFQDGALLGSLTLFDNVALPLKEHTRLSAADISEIVKAKLSLVGLEQFVDYYPNQLSGGMRKRAGLARAMVMDPDILFCDEPTSGLDPINSAELDALLLELKDRFDMTVVVVSHDLSSMKKIADYVVVLGNGKTLFKGSKAELLSSEDTYLRQFLDRKTEERDTPRLTMPALDPDMMKLDCSKYLGESE; from the coding sequence ATGAGCATGGCGCCTGATATAAATATCAAAAACCTGACCATAGGGTATGACGAAATCCCTATTGTCTCGGACATAAATGTAACCCTTCCCGGAGGGGGAATATCTGTCATTCTGGGCGGCTCAGGTTGTGGTAAATCCACCCTGCTGAAAAATATACTCAAGTTGTATACCCCGATTTCAGGATCTGTTTCTCTGGGACGGCACGACATTTATAAAATGAAAGAAAAAGCTTTCCGCTGCCTGAAACAGAAGATCGGTGTGCTTTTTCAGGACGGAGCCCTGCTGGGTTCGCTTACTTTGTTTGATAATGTGGCCCTGCCGCTTAAAGAACACACCAGACTGTCGGCTGCTGATATCTCGGAGATTGTTAAGGCAAAACTGAGTCTGGTAGGACTGGAACAGTTTGTTGATTACTATCCGAACCAGCTTTCAGGCGGTATGAGAAAAAGAGCCGGTCTGGCAAGAGCCATGGTTATGGACCCTGATATTCTTTTCTGTGACGAACCGACATCAGGTCTTGACCCCATTAACTCTGCCGAACTTGATGCCCTTTTGCTGGAGCTTAAAGATCGTTTTGACATGACTGTTGTTGTGGTCAGTCATGATCTTTCAAGCATGAAAAAAATTGCTGATTATGTTGTCGTTCTCGGTAACGGTAAAACCCTTTTCAAGGGTAGCAAGGCAGAACTGCTCTCCAGTGAAGATACATATCTGAGACAGTTCCTTGACCGTAAGACCGAAGAAAGAGATACCCCAAGGCTGACAATGCCTGCCCTTGACCCTGACATGATGAAGCTTGACTGTTCAAAATATCTCGGCGAGTCCGAGTAG
- the mlaD gene encoding outer membrane lipid asymmetry maintenance protein MlaD yields MKKYSKETSVGIFVLLGLALIIFMSINLGDVRVFSDSHYPLTAKFNDVTGLRPNAPVEIMGVQVGYVDKISLDTKNMKAVVVLKIKKDIQLYDDAIASVKTSGLIGDKYIKISPGGVGDPLNPGDSLIETESAIDLEDLISKYVFGKV; encoded by the coding sequence ATGAAAAAATATTCAAAAGAAACAAGCGTCGGAATTTTCGTACTTCTTGGACTTGCGCTCATTATCTTCATGAGCATCAATCTTGGGGACGTTCGCGTTTTTTCCGACAGTCATTATCCGCTCACAGCCAAGTTTAACGATGTTACTGGATTGAGGCCCAATGCTCCGGTAGAAATCATGGGGGTTCAGGTCGGATATGTGGACAAAATTTCCCTTGATACAAAAAATATGAAAGCGGTTGTAGTTCTTAAAATTAAAAAGGACATCCAGCTTTATGATGATGCTATCGCTTCTGTTAAAACAAGCGGACTCATCGGTGACAAGTATATCAAAATTTCCCCAGGTGGTGTCGGTGATCCCCTGAATCCCGGTGATTCTTTGATTGAGACGGAATCAGCTATTGACCTTGAGGATTTAATCAGTAAATATGTTTTTGGAAAAGTGTAG
- a CDS encoding MlaC/ttg2D family ABC transporter substrate-binding protein, with the protein MKKIIFPLILLFLLSAGQAFAAQAPMERLKDGIQGVINILEGPQYKGVEAKQNEMTEKIRETIKNFFNFTELSKRSIGRPWLQFTPEERSRFVGLFTSLLEQTYLEKIRDYSGEQVVYDKETIIKGKYAQVDTRLVATDKDIPVFYRMKLENDEWDVYDVKIEGVSLVNNYRTQFAGILDTSTDKKFAETKAELFKRMEEKIKSLENKKTDTKKSK; encoded by the coding sequence ATGAAAAAGATTATATTTCCACTTATTCTGCTCTTTCTGCTTTCAGCCGGACAGGCTTTTGCCGCTCAGGCCCCAATGGAAAGACTTAAAGACGGAATTCAAGGTGTTATCAATATACTTGAGGGCCCTCAGTATAAAGGGGTTGAAGCCAAGCAGAACGAGATGACTGAAAAAATCCGTGAAACTATTAAAAACTTCTTTAATTTCACGGAACTCTCCAAAAGATCGATAGGTCGTCCGTGGCTCCAGTTCACACCTGAAGAACGTTCACGTTTCGTAGGTCTTTTCACCAGCCTTCTGGAACAGACATATCTTGAAAAAATCCGTGACTACAGCGGTGAGCAGGTTGTTTACGATAAAGAAACAATTATCAAAGGCAAATATGCTCAGGTTGATACCAGACTGGTTGCAACAGATAAAGATATACCGGTATTTTACCGTATGAAGCTGGAAAATGACGAATGGGATGTTTACGATGTGAAGATTGAAGGCGTGAGCCTCGTAAACAATTACAGGACTCAGTTTGCCGGAATACTGGATACCAGTACGGATAAAAAGTTTGCCGAGACAAAGGCTGAACTTTTCAAACGTATGGAAGAGAAGATCAAGTCTCTCGAAAATAAAAAAACAGATACTAAAAAGTCAAAATAA